A region of Streptomyces deccanensis DNA encodes the following proteins:
- a CDS encoding ferredoxin — protein MTTTTTSHQELIRFLEDRFACAQACTECARACALRASLADPDGPEGQEKMRRKGIMCAEVCDATCRMLSEQTSLDESAIRLQVEWCRTVALECARVFDDTPGAEDGAESCRECAQACMDFLAILH, from the coding sequence GTGACCACGACGACGACATCCCACCAGGAACTCATCCGGTTCCTCGAGGACCGCTTCGCGTGTGCGCAGGCCTGCACCGAATGTGCGCGTGCGTGCGCGCTGAGGGCGAGCCTCGCCGATCCGGACGGCCCCGAAGGCCAGGAGAAGATGCGACGCAAGGGCATCATGTGCGCGGAGGTGTGCGACGCCACGTGCAGGATGCTCTCCGAGCAGACCAGCCTCGACGAGTCCGCCATCCGCCTCCAGGTGGAGTGGTGCCGCACCGTCGCCCTGGAGTGCGCCCGCGTCTTCGACGACACCCCCGGCGCCGAGGACGGCGCCGAGTCCTGCCGCGAGTGTGCCCAGGCCTGCATGGACTTCCTCGCCATCCTCCACTGA
- a CDS encoding DUF6479 family protein — protein MNMEWTDIAAERSVLGGIAPFLAGVVVVAMLIGALWLGARVRAREPRRPRPDEQPRIPEGGPVHEERLNREPDEIPQSDRRLTPYEVHGNQGTRPSPEKKRPRWSNNSSGGFGSGGLGAH, from the coding sequence ATGAACATGGAATGGACTGATATAGCCGCAGAACGCAGCGTACTGGGCGGTATCGCACCGTTCCTGGCGGGCGTCGTGGTGGTGGCCATGCTGATCGGCGCGCTCTGGCTGGGTGCCCGGGTGCGCGCCCGTGAACCGCGCCGACCGCGCCCCGACGAGCAGCCCCGGATCCCCGAAGGGGGCCCCGTCCACGAGGAGCGGCTGAACCGCGAACCGGACGAGATCCCCCAGAGCGACCGCCGGCTGACACCGTACGAGGTGCACGGCAACCAGGGGACCCGGCCGAGCCCGGAGAAGAAGCGGCCACGCTGGAGCAACAACAGCAGCGGCGGCTTCGGCAGCGGCGGCCTCGGCGCCCACTGA
- a CDS encoding 4-hydroxybenzoate 3-monooxygenase, translated as MHTTVGIIGGGPAGLLLARLLHNAGIDSVVLERKDRTYVEQRQRAGILEQATVDVLRSAGAGARLDAEGIPHEGIELRFDGRAHRVDFPDLTGGRRVWVYAQTEVVKDLIALQLTDGGPLLFEAEVHAVEGADTDRPLIRYTHEGREQTLTCDYVVGCDGFHGVARDAVPEGVRTTYERTYPYSWLGILADAPPVYEELIYAHSERGFALASMRSPSVSRLYLQVPNGTDPADWSDERIWDELDARFALTANPGWRLKRGPVTSKAVLPMRSHVTEPMRHGRLFLAGDAAHIVPPTGAKGLNLAATDVIVLARAFARLKETGATDLLDAYSDTCLRRVWRAEHFSYFMTTTLHADPGQSPFETRLQLSQLDRVATSRHAAAELAENYTGLPLDAGH; from the coding sequence ATGCACACCACCGTCGGCATCATCGGCGGCGGCCCCGCGGGGCTGCTGCTGGCCCGCCTGCTGCACAACGCGGGAATCGACAGTGTGGTTCTGGAGCGCAAGGACCGCACGTACGTCGAGCAGCGCCAGCGCGCCGGGATCCTGGAGCAGGCCACCGTCGACGTCCTGCGGTCCGCGGGGGCGGGCGCACGGCTGGACGCCGAGGGTATCCCGCACGAGGGCATCGAGCTGCGCTTCGACGGCCGCGCCCACCGCGTCGACTTCCCCGACCTGACCGGCGGCCGCCGGGTCTGGGTCTACGCCCAGACCGAGGTCGTCAAGGACCTCATCGCCCTCCAGCTCACCGACGGCGGCCCCCTGCTGTTCGAGGCGGAGGTGCACGCGGTGGAGGGCGCCGACACCGACCGGCCCCTGATCCGGTACACCCATGAGGGGCGCGAACAGACGCTGACCTGCGACTACGTGGTCGGCTGCGACGGCTTCCACGGTGTGGCCAGGGACGCGGTCCCGGAGGGGGTGCGGACGACGTACGAGCGGACGTACCCCTACTCCTGGCTGGGCATCCTCGCCGACGCCCCGCCCGTCTACGAGGAGCTGATCTACGCCCACTCCGAGCGGGGCTTCGCGCTGGCGAGCATGCGGTCGCCGTCCGTGAGCCGGCTCTACCTCCAGGTCCCGAACGGCACCGACCCGGCCGACTGGTCCGACGAACGGATCTGGGACGAGCTGGACGCCCGCTTCGCGCTGACCGCCAACCCGGGCTGGCGGCTCAAGCGCGGGCCCGTCACCTCCAAGGCGGTCCTGCCGATGCGGAGCCATGTCACCGAGCCGATGCGACACGGCCGGCTCTTCCTGGCCGGGGACGCCGCCCACATCGTCCCGCCCACCGGAGCCAAGGGCCTGAACCTGGCCGCCACCGACGTCATCGTGCTGGCCCGCGCCTTCGCCCGCCTCAAGGAGACCGGCGCGACCGACCTGCTCGACGCCTACTCCGACACCTGTCTGCGCCGGGTCTGGCGGGCCGAGCACTTCTCGTACTTCATGACCACGACCCTCCACGCGGACCCGGGGCAGTCCCCGTTCGAGACCCGGCTCCAGCTCTCCCAGCTCGACCGCGTCGCCACCTCACGGCACGCGGCGGCCGAACTCGCCGAGAACTACACGGGCCTGCCGCTCGACGCCGGCCACTGA
- a CDS encoding type III PLP-dependent enzyme has translation MSQESTMTLPTAAVRDRVLALRPTELPAYLYDLTALREHAAHVRAALPERVELYYAAKANPEPAILAALGPYVDGYEVSSGGELAHVAEAVPGRPLAFGGPGKTPDEIRAALERGVERFHVESAHDLRVLAELARRAAPATRVGVLLRFNLAVADGSLAGSSLAMGGRPTPFGLDPTQAPDVLRPLTDGTHPHLELRGVHAHLASGLDAPELLSVARSIVEWATDLGVPISEVNVGGGMAVDYARPESRFDWKTYGAGLARLADAHPELTLRIEPGRALTAYCGWYATEVLDVKRSHGEEFAVVRGGTHHLRTPATKGHDQPCSVLPVGEWPYSWPRPAAQGVYVSLTGQLCTPKDLLARDAHAPGLRAGDRVAFALAGAYAWNISHHDFLMHPRPGFHFLDPSMGECDR, from the coding sequence ATGAGCCAGGAGTCCACGATGACCCTCCCCACCGCCGCCGTACGCGACCGCGTCCTGGCCCTGCGGCCCACCGAACTCCCCGCCTACCTCTACGACTTGACGGCCCTGCGGGAGCACGCCGCGCACGTACGCGCCGCGCTCCCCGAGCGGGTCGAGCTGTACTACGCGGCCAAGGCCAACCCGGAACCGGCGATCCTGGCGGCGCTCGGCCCGTACGTCGACGGCTACGAGGTCTCCTCCGGCGGCGAACTCGCCCACGTCGCCGAGGCGGTCCCGGGCCGCCCGCTGGCCTTCGGCGGCCCCGGCAAGACCCCCGACGAGATCCGGGCCGCCCTGGAGCGGGGAGTCGAACGCTTCCACGTCGAGAGCGCGCACGACCTGCGTGTGCTCGCCGAACTGGCACGCCGGGCGGCGCCGGCCACCCGGGTCGGGGTGCTGCTCCGCTTCAACCTCGCGGTGGCGGACGGCTCGCTGGCGGGCAGCTCCCTCGCGATGGGCGGACGGCCCACCCCGTTCGGACTGGACCCCACTCAGGCGCCGGACGTGCTCCGCCCCCTCACGGACGGCACCCACCCGCACCTCGAACTGCGCGGCGTGCACGCCCACTTGGCCAGCGGACTCGACGCACCAGAACTACTCTCCGTGGCCCGCTCGATCGTGGAATGGGCCACGGACCTGGGCGTACCGATCTCCGAGGTGAACGTCGGCGGCGGCATGGCCGTCGACTACGCACGCCCCGAGAGCCGCTTCGACTGGAAGACGTACGGGGCGGGCCTGGCCCGACTCGCCGACGCCCACCCGGAACTGACGCTGCGTATCGAACCCGGCCGCGCGCTCACCGCGTACTGCGGCTGGTACGCCACCGAGGTGCTGGACGTGAAGCGCAGCCACGGCGAGGAGTTCGCCGTGGTCCGGGGCGGCACCCACCATCTGCGCACCCCGGCGACCAAGGGGCACGACCAGCCCTGCTCGGTGCTGCCGGTGGGGGAGTGGCCGTACTCCTGGCCGCGCCCGGCTGCCCAGGGGGTGTACGTCAGCCTCACCGGACAGCTGTGCACTCCGAAGGACCTGCTCGCCCGGGACGCCCACGCCCCCGGGCTGCGCGCGGGGGACCGGGTGGCCTTCGCCCTCGCGGGCGCGTACGCCTGGAACATCTCGCACCACGACTTCCTGATGCACCCGCGCCCCGGTTTCCACTTCCTGGACCCGTCGATGGGGGAGTGTGACCGTTGA
- a CDS encoding IucA/IucC family protein, translated as MPPLTDTLGTTHLPTADDAVAHTLLNCLLREVSGPEHQTAVIDGHLLLRLPRRGLLLRVALRRRSLLGAHRFTGPVQEPSDTGWTALDWRRLAEYIHDELSLRTGVRNDEFLHQIDSSHRTVATALAARAADEPTGRAAAARDPHPTAPHGLPDYLASEQSLLFGHRFHPTPKARTGDAEAWQSYAPEAGATFPLRNLAVREHLIAEETAEEGATAVLDRERGDVPEGYRLLPAHPWQYEMLREHRLLRQALGRGDILDLGPGGREYAATASVRTLFDGDAFLKFSLNVRITNCLRKNASYELSGAVALTRLLAPALTDLQTRFPGSAMLREPAYRSLAVPGPDGTPDRALLEGFGVIVREGLSRRLLPGTTPLLAAAVADEYPTSGAHVSRLLDGAGPRTALHWWRAYLRLLVPPVLAACFDHGIVLEPHLQNVLICVDGDGMPAQVLFRDLEGTKLVPDHHADALAALPPEVAGPLSYDARRGWDRVVYCLLVNHVAELLAALADLHPETEADLWAAVRATLQDYADENVCPPRLAALLAGVPLPAKTNLLTRWERKADREAGYVRLPSPLAEDVLRWSPR; from the coding sequence ATGCCCCCGCTCACCGACACGCTCGGTACCACCCACCTGCCCACCGCCGACGACGCGGTGGCCCACACCCTCCTCAACTGCCTGCTGCGCGAGGTGTCCGGCCCCGAACACCAGACCGCCGTCATCGACGGCCACCTCCTGCTGCGCCTGCCCCGCCGCGGGCTCCTCCTCCGCGTCGCCCTGCGCCGCCGATCCCTCCTGGGCGCACACCGCTTCACCGGCCCCGTCCAGGAGCCGTCCGACACCGGCTGGACCGCGCTCGACTGGCGCCGTCTCGCCGAGTACATCCACGACGAACTGTCCCTGCGCACCGGCGTCCGCAACGACGAGTTCCTGCACCAGATCGACTCCAGCCACCGCACCGTCGCCACCGCGCTCGCGGCCCGCGCGGCCGACGAGCCCACCGGCCGCGCGGCAGCCGCGCGGGACCCGCACCCCACCGCCCCCCACGGGCTGCCGGACTACCTCGCCTCCGAGCAGTCCCTGCTCTTCGGCCACCGCTTCCACCCCACCCCCAAGGCCCGCACGGGCGACGCGGAGGCCTGGCAGTCGTACGCCCCCGAGGCCGGCGCCACCTTCCCGCTGCGCAACCTCGCCGTACGCGAGCACCTGATCGCCGAGGAGACCGCCGAGGAGGGCGCCACGGCCGTGCTCGACCGGGAACGCGGTGACGTCCCCGAGGGCTACCGACTGCTGCCCGCCCACCCCTGGCAGTACGAGATGCTCCGCGAACACCGGCTGCTCCGGCAGGCGTTGGGCCGCGGCGACATCCTCGACCTGGGGCCCGGCGGCCGGGAGTACGCCGCCACCGCCTCGGTCCGCACCCTCTTCGACGGCGACGCCTTCCTGAAGTTCAGCCTCAACGTCCGCATCACCAACTGCCTCCGCAAGAACGCCAGTTACGAACTCTCCGGCGCCGTCGCCCTGACCCGTCTGCTCGCCCCCGCCCTCACCGACCTGCAGACCCGCTTCCCCGGCAGCGCGATGCTCCGCGAACCCGCCTACCGCAGCCTCGCCGTCCCCGGCCCCGACGGCACCCCCGACCGGGCCCTGCTCGAAGGCTTCGGTGTCATCGTCCGCGAGGGCCTGTCCCGGCGGCTGCTGCCGGGCACGACCCCGCTGCTCGCGGCCGCCGTCGCCGACGAGTACCCGACCAGCGGCGCCCACGTCTCCCGCCTGCTCGACGGGGCCGGCCCGCGGACCGCCCTGCACTGGTGGCGGGCCTATCTGCGCCTGCTCGTCCCGCCCGTGCTCGCCGCCTGCTTCGACCACGGCATCGTCCTGGAACCCCACCTCCAGAACGTCCTGATCTGCGTCGACGGCGACGGGATGCCCGCCCAGGTGCTCTTCCGCGACCTGGAGGGCACCAAGCTCGTCCCCGACCACCACGCCGACGCCCTCGCCGCGCTCCCGCCCGAGGTCGCGGGCCCCCTGTCGTACGACGCCCGGCGCGGCTGGGACCGGGTCGTGTACTGCCTGCTCGTCAACCACGTCGCCGAACTGCTCGCCGCGCTCGCCGACCTGCACCCGGAGACCGAGGCCGACCTGTGGGCGGCGGTCCGGGCGACCCTCCAGGACTACGCCGACGAGAATGTCTGCCCGCCCCGCCTCGCCGCCCTCCTGGCGGGCGTCCCGCTCCCCGCCAAGACCAACCTCCTCACCCGCTGGGAACGCAAGGCCGACCGCGAGGCCGGTTACGTCCGCCTCCCCTCACCCCTCGCCGAGGACGTCCTGCGGTGGAGCCCCCGATGA
- a CDS encoding IucA/IucC family protein: MAPATAAGPTATPTEAGDATEAELLTRVLGALLREDVVGLRTRSTPVEHPDGRWLRLPTPDGADALLLPVTEDGFQHPFTARLPLIVRESDGTRLATCDTVLAALRTLADPADHDGFAAFAEECRQTLATMRLHEATAQEIAEGLTDLYGADLADWTGLRGGLAYETLAARLDHPVYPTARGRSGLDEAQLRDHAPEFHPTFALQWLALPRESVTVAGDLPDGWPTPSGLGLADLDRTHVTLPVHPLTVGPALDAALREVGLAGRAVLADRAYLPVVPTLSMRTVAPAAAPSLHLKLPLATATLGLRNKRSIKPGTLVDGAAGQRLLAEVTDREPRFRGRVLHADETVYAHAGHELLAVLCRRYPTDLDDCVVLPMAALLAEAPGGRLVVDHLADRFHEGDPVALLDAVLTLLFDWQTTLFGYGIALESHQQNVSLVFGPDPGDLRLLLKDNDGPRVNPVRLAARLGEDGGSRGFDDARTFTTGDRAVADLFTTITVHLCAGAYAFGLARHGRAPLDRLLRLVRDRLTEAVDRLGGDAADVLRARVLNAPELPVKAMVTAGTLLSKARSGAADINKHYTTGPNYLLGQGGSA; encoded by the coding sequence GTGGCCCCCGCAACCGCCGCAGGCCCCACGGCCACACCCACCGAGGCGGGCGACGCCACCGAAGCCGAGCTGCTCACCCGCGTGCTCGGCGCCCTCCTCCGTGAGGACGTCGTGGGCCTGCGCACCCGCAGCACGCCCGTCGAGCACCCGGACGGCCGCTGGCTGCGCCTGCCCACCCCGGACGGCGCCGACGCCCTCCTCCTCCCGGTCACCGAGGACGGCTTCCAGCACCCCTTCACCGCCCGCCTGCCCCTGATCGTCCGCGAGTCGGACGGCACCCGCCTCGCCACCTGCGACACCGTCCTCGCCGCCCTGCGCACCCTCGCCGACCCCGCCGACCACGACGGCTTCGCCGCGTTCGCCGAGGAGTGCCGCCAGACCCTCGCGACGATGCGGCTGCACGAGGCGACGGCGCAGGAGATCGCCGAGGGGCTCACCGACCTGTACGGCGCCGACCTCGCCGACTGGACGGGGCTGCGCGGCGGCCTGGCGTACGAGACGCTCGCGGCCCGCCTCGACCACCCGGTCTACCCGACCGCGCGCGGCCGCTCCGGCCTCGACGAGGCACAACTGCGGGACCACGCACCCGAGTTCCATCCGACGTTCGCACTCCAGTGGCTCGCCCTGCCCAGGGAGTCCGTCACCGTGGCCGGGGACCTCCCGGACGGCTGGCCCACCCCCTCGGGGCTAGGGCTCGCGGACCTCGACCGCACCCATGTCACCCTGCCCGTCCACCCGTTGACCGTCGGCCCGGCCCTGGACGCGGCCTTGCGCGAGGTGGGGCTCGCGGGCCGGGCCGTCCTCGCCGACCGGGCGTACCTCCCGGTCGTGCCCACCCTGTCGATGCGTACGGTCGCCCCCGCCGCCGCCCCCTCCCTGCACCTCAAACTGCCCCTGGCCACCGCCACCCTGGGCCTGCGCAACAAGCGGTCCATCAAGCCGGGGACGCTCGTCGACGGTGCCGCCGGACAGCGGCTGCTCGCGGAGGTGACCGACCGCGAGCCGCGCTTCCGGGGCCGGGTGCTGCACGCCGACGAGACGGTGTACGCGCACGCCGGACACGAACTCCTCGCCGTCCTGTGCCGCCGCTACCCGACGGACCTCGACGACTGCGTTGTCCTCCCCATGGCCGCCCTCCTCGCCGAGGCCCCCGGGGGACGTCTGGTCGTCGACCATCTCGCCGACCGCTTCCACGAAGGTGACCCGGTCGCCCTCCTCGACGCCGTGCTCACCCTGCTGTTCGACTGGCAGACCACGCTCTTCGGCTACGGCATCGCCCTGGAATCGCACCAACAGAACGTCTCCCTGGTGTTCGGCCCCGACCCCGGTGACCTGCGGCTGCTGCTGAAGGACAACGACGGGCCCCGCGTGAACCCCGTGCGCCTGGCCGCCAGGCTGGGTGAGGACGGGGGAAGCCGGGGCTTCGACGACGCCCGTACCTTCACCACCGGCGACCGGGCGGTCGCCGACCTCTTCACCACCATCACCGTCCATCTGTGCGCCGGCGCCTACGCGTTCGGCCTGGCCCGCCACGGCCGTGCCCCGCTGGACCGGCTGCTCCGTCTCGTCCGGGACCGCCTCACCGAGGCCGTCGACCGGCTCGGCGGGGACGCGGCGGACGTCCTGCGCGCGCGGGTGCTGAACGCGCCCGAGCTGCCCGTGAAGGCGATGGTGACCGCCGGAACCCTGCTCAGCAAGGCACGGTCGGGCGCCGCCGACATCAACAAGCACTACACCACCGGGCCCAACTACCTTCTGGGACAGGGTGGTTCGGCATGA
- a CDS encoding ATP-grasp domain-containing protein, protein MRLYLLALNPTDSVTEGFLPAAVRLGLDVTLLTDQPDAHRAAYPEHPGIEVLTCDVRDHRAVITRISTHHRPDAVFTNSDHLQTQAALAAHYFDLPGKDWRAALRAKDKGEMRRHLAASGVDTVWSAEITAPADLTGRLLADAPYPCVVKPREGVASEDVVLVDTAEDLVARAEEILARRPGATLVVEEYLPGELHTLETLGDGRVRHVLGGFHTELSPPPYFIEERLTFVPAYPEPVVAQVLAQLDALGVGFGACHTEFVVHAGRARVIEVNYRAIGDQCDLLLAQLLDVPLFEHILRTHLGEPLPADLGIRRDGAARLEYPCADRAGTLVAAPAATDVTVGGVRLTYRPLRAPGERHELYRTNRDYLGVLRATGTTQQSVDRAVADFLADRRWEIQP, encoded by the coding sequence ATGCGCCTGTACCTGCTCGCCCTCAACCCCACCGACTCCGTCACCGAGGGCTTCCTGCCCGCCGCCGTCCGGCTGGGACTGGACGTCACCCTCCTCACCGACCAGCCCGACGCGCACCGCGCGGCCTACCCGGAGCACCCCGGGATCGAGGTCCTCACCTGCGACGTACGGGACCACCGCGCCGTCATCACCCGGATCTCCACCCACCACAGACCCGACGCGGTCTTCACCAACAGCGACCACCTCCAGACCCAGGCCGCCCTGGCCGCCCACTACTTCGACCTCCCCGGCAAGGACTGGCGGGCCGCCCTGCGCGCCAAGGACAAGGGCGAGATGCGCCGCCACCTCGCCGCGTCCGGCGTCGACACCGTCTGGTCCGCCGAGATCACCGCCCCCGCCGACCTCACCGGCCGCCTCCTCGCCGACGCCCCGTACCCCTGTGTCGTCAAGCCCCGCGAGGGCGTCGCCAGCGAGGACGTCGTGCTCGTCGACACCGCCGAGGACCTCGTGGCGCGCGCCGAGGAGATCCTGGCCCGCCGGCCGGGCGCCACCCTGGTCGTCGAGGAGTACCTGCCCGGGGAGCTCCACACCCTGGAGACCCTCGGCGACGGCCGGGTCCGGCACGTGCTCGGCGGCTTCCACACCGAACTGTCCCCGCCGCCGTACTTCATCGAGGAGCGGCTCACCTTCGTTCCGGCCTACCCCGAACCGGTCGTCGCGCAGGTGCTCGCCCAACTCGACGCGCTGGGCGTCGGTTTCGGCGCCTGCCACACCGAGTTCGTCGTCCACGCGGGCCGGGCCCGCGTCATCGAGGTCAACTACCGCGCCATCGGCGACCAGTGCGATCTGCTGCTCGCCCAGCTCCTCGACGTCCCGCTGTTCGAGCACATCCTCCGCACCCACCTCGGCGAGCCGCTCCCCGCCGACCTGGGCATCCGGCGCGACGGCGCGGCCCGCCTCGAGTACCCCTGCGCCGACCGGGCCGGCACCCTCGTCGCCGCTCCCGCCGCCACCGATGTCACCGTCGGCGGGGTGCGGCTGACGTACCGCCCGCTGCGCGCACCCGGTGAACGCCACGAGCTGTACCGGACCAACCGCGACTACCTCGGCGTCCTCCGCGCCACCGGCACTACTCAGCAGAGCGTGGACCGGGCCGTGGCGGACTTCCTCGCCGACCGGCGCTGGGAGATCCAGCCGTGA
- a CDS encoding (2Fe-2S)-binding protein, translating to MTVAHLETAQADTATTVPVLLSAAYRRLDAMCEALSVRIGGPGGSPARTVGLTGGQEDVEAFVEAEAARIRERHDHTAPRHVAASRALHDYAWSVGLLMSGVWHLESRVPRIAPGDIRVDLTSGAFEVTPGTELVCLPGDPAAPLPGARTVAHQEALRAELRTAVADHMGPVLDALGPYVRRGSRALWGLVSDDLVSGLWYLGRMRGDEAAGVRAASAVLPTAHAPFPGGADFRSLRTSDGREHPTRTRLGCCLYYTIRPNEACSTCPRTCDAERLRRLES from the coding sequence ATGACCGTGGCCCACCTGGAGACCGCCCAGGCCGACACCGCCACGACCGTCCCGGTGCTCCTCTCCGCGGCCTACCGCCGTCTCGACGCGATGTGCGAGGCACTGTCCGTACGGATCGGCGGGCCCGGCGGATCGCCCGCCCGTACCGTCGGTCTGACCGGTGGTCAGGAGGACGTCGAGGCCTTCGTGGAGGCGGAGGCAGCCCGTATCCGGGAACGTCACGACCACACCGCGCCCCGGCACGTCGCCGCCTCCCGCGCCCTGCACGACTACGCCTGGTCGGTGGGGCTGCTGATGAGCGGCGTCTGGCATCTGGAGAGTCGCGTGCCCCGGATCGCCCCCGGCGACATACGGGTCGACCTCACGTCGGGCGCGTTCGAGGTCACCCCCGGCACCGAGCTCGTCTGCCTCCCGGGCGACCCGGCCGCGCCCCTGCCCGGCGCCCGGACCGTCGCCCACCAGGAGGCGCTGCGCGCCGAGTTGAGGACCGCCGTGGCGGACCACATGGGTCCGGTCCTGGACGCGCTCGGACCGTACGTCCGCCGGGGCTCGCGCGCGCTGTGGGGACTGGTCTCGGACGACCTGGTCTCCGGTCTCTGGTACCTCGGACGGATGCGTGGCGACGAGGCCGCCGGCGTCCGGGCCGCTTCCGCGGTCCTGCCCACCGCCCACGCGCCCTTCCCCGGCGGCGCCGACTTCCGGTCCCTGCGCACGAGCGACGGCCGCGAGCACCCGACCCGCACCCGTCTGGGCTGCTGCCTCTACTACACGATCCGCCCGAACGAGGCCTGCTCCACCTGCCCGCGCACCTGCGACGCGGAACGACTGCGCCGGCTGGAGAGCTGA
- a CDS encoding family 43 glycosylhydrolase, with protein MQEYAGYVFVYFTGEGSPDGERIRFALSRGDDPLRWRELNGGAPVLTSDLGTGGLRDPFLVRAPEGDRFYLIATDLRMHGEPDGDWDRVQRTGSTSLMVWESTDLVRWTDRRLVRVAPVTAGNVWAPEACYDPELGAFVVFWASKLYAEDDPEHTADTHNRMLYATTRDFRVFSEPRVWNDPGHSVIDSTVVRHDGTYYRFTKDERGNSPAAPGGKFITVEKSKELRDTAYEFVADRIGLGAVEQGEGPIVFRSNADDRRWYLFVDEFSGRGYVPFETTDLDSGEWTPCAEFALPPGARHGSVLPVTRAEYEHLLAGFAPPASVVDARLPEGLKAYTLVDDAASRVVLPVHPDTELGSLAPEFDLSAGSRIEPASGTPLDFRTPRSYTVTAADGTARAWTVEAVAMRSPLLPGLYADPNIQEFHGRYYVYPTTDGFEGWGGTRFEVFSSDDLVTWENHGVVLDLESDVSWADRHAWAPAAGERDGSYYFYFCADQQIGVAVADSPTGPFRDALGRPLIARDDYAGQMIDPAVFRDDDGTTYLYWGNTEAYGVPLDADMVSFDPARVRRFTPGNFREGAFVVKRRGVYYFMWSEDDTRSEDYRVAYATGPTPLGPWTEKGVILRKRPEYGILATGHHTVVNVPGTDDWFICYHRFAIPGPGTPRGDGVRRESTLDRLVFAADGSIEEVVPTLESIGPVVSPG; from the coding sequence TTGCAGGAATACGCCGGATACGTCTTCGTCTACTTCACCGGCGAGGGCAGCCCGGACGGTGAGCGGATCCGTTTCGCGCTCAGCCGGGGTGACGACCCGTTGCGCTGGCGTGAGCTGAACGGCGGCGCGCCGGTGCTCACCTCGGACCTCGGGACGGGCGGACTGCGCGATCCGTTCCTTGTGCGCGCGCCCGAGGGCGACCGGTTCTATCTGATCGCCACCGACCTCCGGATGCACGGCGAGCCGGACGGCGACTGGGACCGGGTGCAGCGCACCGGATCCACCTCGCTCATGGTCTGGGAGAGCACCGATCTGGTGCGCTGGACCGACCGCCGACTGGTGCGCGTCGCCCCCGTCACGGCCGGCAACGTCTGGGCGCCCGAAGCCTGTTACGACCCGGAGCTCGGCGCGTTCGTCGTCTTCTGGGCGTCGAAGCTGTACGCGGAGGACGACCCGGAGCACACCGCCGACACGCACAACAGGATGCTGTACGCGACCACCCGCGACTTCCGCGTCTTCAGCGAGCCCCGCGTGTGGAACGACCCCGGCCACTCGGTCATCGACTCGACCGTCGTCCGGCACGACGGCACCTACTACCGCTTCACCAAGGACGAGCGCGGCAACTCCCCCGCCGCACCCGGCGGCAAGTTCATCACGGTGGAGAAGTCGAAGGAACTGCGCGACACCGCGTACGAGTTCGTGGCCGACCGGATCGGTCTCGGGGCCGTCGAGCAGGGCGAGGGGCCGATCGTCTTCAGGTCGAACGCGGACGACCGCAGGTGGTATCTGTTCGTCGACGAGTTCAGCGGGCGCGGCTATGTGCCCTTCGAGACCACCGACCTGGACTCCGGGGAGTGGACGCCGTGTGCGGAGTTCGCGCTGCCGCCCGGCGCGCGGCACGGCTCGGTGCTGCCGGTGACGCGGGCCGAGTACGAGCATCTCCTCGCCGGGTTCGCGCCACCCGCGTCCGTCGTCGACGCACGCCTACCGGAGGGCCTGAAGGCGTACACGCTCGTCGACGACGCCGCGTCGAGGGTCGTCCTGCCTGTGCACCCGGACACCGAACTCGGCTCCCTCGCCCCGGAGTTCGACCTGTCGGCGGGCTCCCGGATCGAGCCCGCGTCGGGCACCCCGCTCGATTTCCGCACCCCGCGGAGCTACACCGTCACAGCGGCCGACGGGACCGCCCGCGCCTGGACGGTGGAGGCGGTGGCGATGCGCAGCCCGTTGCTGCCGGGCCTGTACGCCGACCCCAACATCCAGGAGTTCCACGGCCGTTACTACGTCTATCCGACGACGGACGGCTTCGAGGGCTGGGGCGGCACCCGGTTCGAGGTGTTCTCCTCCGACGACCTGGTCACCTGGGAGAACCACGGCGTCGTCCTCGACCTGGAGTCGGACGTGAGCTGGGCGGACCGCCACGCCTGGGCGCCGGCCGCCGGGGAGCGCGACGGGTCATACTACTTCTACTTCTGCGCCGACCAGCAGATCGGTGTGGCCGTCGCCGACAGCCCGACCGGCCCCTTCCGGGACGCCCTGGGCCGACCGCTCATCGCCCGCGACGACTACGCGGGCCAGATGATCGACCCGGCCGTCTTCCGGGACGACGACGGCACCACGTATCTCTACTGGGGCAACACCGAGGCGTACGGCGTCCCGCTCGACGCGGACATGGTGTCCTTCGACCCGGCGCGGGTACGGCGGTTCACCCCGGGGAACTTCCGCGAGGGCGCCTTCGTCGTCAAGCGGCGGGGCGTCTACTACTTCATGTGGTCGGAGGACGACACTCGCAGCGAGGACTACCGCGTCGCCTACGCCACCGGTCCCACCCCGCTCGGCCCGTGGACCGAGAAGGGGGTGATCCTGCGCAAGCGCCCGGAGTACGGGATCCTCGCCACCGGCCACCACACGGTGGTGAACGTCCCCGGGACCGACGACTGGTTCATCTGCTACCACCGGTTCGCGATACCGGGCCCCGGCACCCCGCGCGGTGACGGCGTCCGCCGTGAATCCACCCTGGACCGCCTGGTGTTCGCGGCGGACGGCTCGATCGAGGAGGTCGTGCCGACGCTGGAGTCCATCGGTCCGGTGGTCAGCCCAGGGTGA